The genomic DNA GTCCTAACGGAAACTTGGCTCGATCCTGGCTTGCCCTCGTCCTTGTTTTTTGACGACAGCTTTTGTGTATATCGCTGGGATCGAAATATAGACAACAGTACATGTTCTCGTGGTGGCGGTGTGCTGATTGCCTGTTCTAACTCTCTAACGTCACGGGAGCACAGATCGGCTCATTCATCTCTTGAGTTTGTATGCGTAGCCGTTCTACTAGGCAACACGCGGCTCTCTATCTCCCGCCCAGGCTTGCCACAAATGCTGTCACGCTCCGCTGTGCTCGGCTATGCGCCATGATGACGGTATCCTATTGCTAAAGGATTTCAACCAGCCATGGACCGCTCGGCAGGACCCAGAAACGTCGTTCCTGTTCTATGAGTTGCGTACGCGCTCCGCTCTCTCCACTTAGTTCATCGCCAATAGTGTGCTACGCGCCGCTGTTAGCTATTGATGCACTTTATCCTGCGCTTGAGATGGACCTAACGGTACCCTGTTTGGACTCAACTGCTCCTGCGCCAACACCTCAGCTCGATTGATTATAACAGGCTTTTACCGATGATTTCCTCTTTTGCTGCTGACTTCGAGTGTTCAAGTTTCGGTTCTCTTGACCTCGATGTTGACGAATTCACACGGTTTTTGTCACATGTGCTAAACGAATGTACGCCGCTTAAGCGCCCTAAACGAGGTCCTCCCTGGAGCGACGGTACACTGGGAAGGCTTAAAACGGCCGATAGGCTGCTGCCTATCGTGAATATCGTGCGTGTAGATGTAGCGTTTCGAAAAGCAATTACAATGTAGCGCACTCTCTCTATCGACGCTATATTAAGAACCGCTATCAAGCCTACGTAAAACTCATAGGTTCGAACTCACGCAGTAACCCCCGTGCACTTTGGAACTTTGTCAATGCCAAGCGGTAATCCTCCGGCTTTCTCAGCTCCATCAGCTTCAACGGTCACTCTAGCAACACACCATCAGCAGTCTGTGATATCTTTGCCTCACGTTTCGCCGCCACCTTTCTTCCGGAAGTGAATGAGGCGGAGCAAATTGTTGATGCACTATCACACACACCACGTGATGCCATGAATCCTCGCTTGCCTATCTTTGATGAGTCTTTAATATTAAAAGCTATTTATCGTCTCAAGCCATCGTTTGTCCCGGGACCAGACGCGATTCCGCCTTCAATCTTGAAGCGAAGAGGTGCCACCATTGAGCCAATCCTGGTCTCGAGTTTCGCGACTCGTTTCGCCTAGGCACCTATCCTGCTAGCTGGAAAGCCTCGTGGTTAGTTCCAGTGCTTGTTGTGTACGAACCTCTTCTCGCTGCTGCCTCGTACTACCTCAGCACTACTCAACACGGATTCGTCCTCAAGCGCTCAACCACCACAAACTTGGTTGAATTTGTCAGCCTATGCCACAGGACCATCGATTCCGGCTCCCAGGTGGACGCAGTGTATACGGAAATCAAAGCTGCCTTTGATAGTGTCCCGCATTCCTTGCTACTCGCCAAGCTCCAGGTGTTGGGTACGCCCGTCCAATTGCTGACTTGGATGCGTTCGTATTTCACCTGCCGATCGTAATGCGTGAAAATGGGACCCCATTTGTCGCGTTGTATTCCTGCTTCCTGGGTGCCTCAAGGGAGCAACCTCGGACCGCTGCTGTTGGTCATTTTCATCAATGACGTAACTAGGGCAATCCCCACTGGAAGCCACCTACTGTTTGCTGATGATGCGAAGCTATTCCTGTCGATCCAAGACCAGTCCGACCAACTCCGTCTCCAAGCTACACTCTGTTCATTCCAATCCTGGTGTTCAGAGAATGGTCTTAAATTGTTTGTTAAGAAGTGTGTTTGTCATGACGTTCACGAGAAAGCGCTGTCCTCTGGTGTACGACTACACATTAAACTGTTCTGCTATTGTCCGCAAAAGCTGTGTTCGGGATTTAGGAGTACTCCTCGATGAGAAGCTGAGCTTCCACGAACAGCTCGAACACGTCGTCACCAAGGGCAACCAGCTGATAGGCTTGCTTGAGCAACTTACTCGTGACTTCACGGACCCGGTCTCCATCAAGACGCTCTACTGCTCattggttcgatcggtgctggagtATGCATCCATTGTATGGTGGCCATCTGCTGCTCGGCCCCTAGCCCGTTTGGAATCCGTCCAGCGCAAATTCACCCGGTTCACAttgcgcttctggagggtccaagtggactacgacgctcgctgtgcgcttttgggtatcgagtcgctgaaccagcgactGAATTAGCCGAATAGGTAACCGTTTTGGTACCTTTGGTCCCTCTCTCCGTATGTGCCGTGAATATAATTGTATCAGTAatcgtcaccaaccggacatgtcacgcgctgcgcttttaaattgtattcgaaCCGTCCGTTCTTATAACTGTTAAGTGTCTTAGCAATTAGGCTTCAAGGGGGCCCTGCGTGGCCCGttgaattaaaatgaaaataaacaataaacaatcttTACTCGCTGGACTACAGTGCTACTTTGAGGTAAATTATGTCGAGaatgtttgtttctgtttagGAATCGGAATAGAAGAGGACAAACGTGGACATTTTTTACTGAGCCAGAGGAAGTACATAAGCGATGTGATCAAGACTACTGGTTTGGTCGATGCGAAGCTGTCCCTCATTCCTCTTGACCCCGGATAAGTGAAACGTGAAGCAGCGGTACTCCCGAGCAATTACGACTGCCAGAAGATGATCGGTAAACTATTATACACAGTGATTAATACGAGACCAGATATCGCAGCAGCCGTTCCGATCTAAAGCCGAAAAAGGATTTGGTCCACACAGAGAGATTGCAACGAGGTGAAGAGGGTTGGTCGATACCTAAAGGGAACAATTGAATTTCGTTTGCGACTAAGTAAGATAGGGACACGCGACGGAATGATCAGAAATTGCGACTCTGATTGGGCGGAAAAACAAGCAAGGTTACGTTCGCAAGGTGACTCGTGGCACAGTGAGTAAAATGTAGAACTGTGTGCCACatcaatcacagaagcaaaactTATAGCTTTATCAGAAGCAATTTAAGAGGTGATTTGGCTAAGATTACATCTAAACGAGCTAAAACGACGAACAGGAAGTGTTGATTTATGAAGATAATCTGCGCACTCTCAAATTGTTAGCCCGAAAAAAATTAGCACGAAGCACATAGAATGAAACACATTTGCATATGATACCACACTTTACGAAAGATTAGATCATATATGGTGAAGTGAGTTGCGTATATTATCCGTCAGAAGAAATGATAGCTGCCCTCTTAAAAAGCTGATCGAATCAAGAGGAACATCAACATTCAGTTGTTCTTCGACATGCGAGACTACAGGTTAGAGCTGACGAGTGATGGATTTTCTGATGAGATCCAGAGCGTTGTGTGTAGCAATATGAGAGCTACTAGAAGTAACGTCACTCAGAGAATGGCGTAACACGAACGATCGTTGCTTCAAATCGGCTTGCGACAGATCGTCTCCGTTTCTTGAACTGCAAAGCTCACGCAACATGCATGTTGCACTTTTGTCGAATGGAAACGAGTAAAATGTTGGTTTCGccttcttcgccttcaatACAAATGCACTCTCGTCGATCATcgttctcactctctcgccgATCGCGACGTTCGCAAGTACCGAGTAGCGCACGAAGAATGCAATCCGCGTCAGGCGCACTATTCAGTCTTCAACTTTCTAGCGCTGCACAAGTGTTGTTTGGTGTCGTGTTTGAAATCCATCCGTTTTGTGATCATTAGTGCATTTTACGCGATCATTAGTGCATTTGTGATTCATCGACGGGAAAGTGGTTCGTCAAAGTGCTGCCGTTTGATTGTGTCTCAGTCGAAATGGAAGTCGAAGGCCCACCCGAGATAGTAGCATCGAGAAGTTGCCGGAACGATAAAAAGCTGGTGGCGTTCATTATCGAGCAGAATATGAGATTGAACCACTCGAATGCGCCAATCGTCACGTTTTGGAGCAACGTGAAGGATAACTACCATGCGCTGTGGCTCTACGAATTGCTGAATACTCTCTATTCGTCGCAATGTTTAAACACCCCCAAACTGCAAATGTATCAACTTAAGCAGTTGAACATCATGATCGCCTACAGCACACCCGGCTCTAAGCAACTCACGGAGGCATACCTGAAGCGAGCTCGCATCGCATACGCCCGCGAGGAAGACTTCTATTGCTTGTACAACATTTCTAATGCAGAGGAGGTCAGCACAACTCATTTCACATCCGACGACTCCGTACAGGCCATGTACTACAGAGCGCGTGTTCGAAGAAATGGATCCATTGATCCGACCCCGCATAATGGCCGCACGTTCGAGAACTGTTTAAGTGAAGTGGATTGCAAAGATTCAGTTAACTATGGACGTCATCTAGTTGGTCGACAGACTTTCGGCAGCGGAAACACGGTTCTAAGCGAAGTACCGTTTGTGAGTTTGCTCGTACATAACTTTTGGCTGCGATGCCACCATTGCCTGATCTACGCACCGCTCGTTCTCATCCCGTGTCAATACTGCTCGCTGGCGCTGTTTTGTTCAGATACCTGCCGTAACCGTGCCCACGAAGAATACCATTCGATGGAGTGTGCCATTATGCCAATCCTTCTTGGGCAGTGTACACCCATCCAGTTTCTCGCCCTGCGTCTTACAATCCGTGTTTATAAAATGTTCCTCGGTACGTCGGATGCACTCGATGCGTACATTCGAACACTATCTGAAGACATCAGGGCAAATGAATATAGCACGCCTAGTGCGAAGCCAGATTATCGGAAGATTTACAGACTTGCTACCAACCGGAAGCATTTGTCCAGAAAAACACTGACCTCCGATGGACTGAGAGCAGTCTCGCTGGCTAGGATGCTCGTGCGTGAACATGGACTTCCGACCAGCTTTGTGAAACTGTTTGCCGAGCTGACTGTGCGCCATTTGCACATCCTCCGTGTCAACGCTCTGGTCCTGCATTGCTCCGTGGACGAACCATCGAAGGACGAGTACAGCTCGAGTTCGGTGCCATACGCGCTAGTTCTGGTTACGACGGGCAGCATGTTCAATCATTCGTGTGACGCGAACGTGGAGTATTGTCTTTCGCCGGACGGTGCAATTATGTTTGTAGCTAAACGTTGCATTCCGAGAGGTACACAGATGCACATCAACTATCGGTAAGTTACGACGACAATCTTGCTCATACGGGGAGGTACTGTTATACGTCTATCGATCTTCTTCACAGTATCGATCCCACGGATACCAGATATGCCTTTGAATGCTACTGCGAGAAGTGTACAACGAAACGTATACTCGATTAACCATCAACACTCACGGAAGTTCGGGAAAGATTGTAAAGTGTTCGATCACCTATCATCTATTTCGGAAAACAGGGAATGATTTCAAAGGTTTTAAAGACCTAACAACTCATCTTCGCAAAGGATGCTAACAGCTCCGGTGAGATAAGTCTCTAACAGTGACTTATTGGCATGCCTCTAACAGGGTATTTATTGATAACTAGTACCAATTATAAGAAGAATTGTAccaattttaaatcatttcaaGATACATC from Anopheles stephensi strain Indian chromosome 2, UCI_ANSTEP_V1.0, whole genome shotgun sequence includes the following:
- the LOC118504210 gene encoding uncharacterized protein LOC118504210 — protein: MLVREHGLPTSFVKLFAELTVRHLHILRVNALVLHCSVDEPSKDEYSSSSVPYALVLVTTGSMFNHSCDANVEYCLSPDGAIMFVAKRCIPRGTQMHINYRIDPTDTRYAFECYCEKCTTKRILD